In one window of Oryzias melastigma strain HK-1 linkage group LG5, ASM292280v2, whole genome shotgun sequence DNA:
- the nav1b gene encoding neuron navigator 1 isoform X7, translating into MSGRILVGKVAPLPSAAGQRRTLLPRKSWDESSSISSGLSDGDGDGSENLSSEEFNAGLSLNSLPSTPLGTRRSSSVMLRTDAEKRSLVESGLSWYSEDGKTSHKFNSCSFDSGSLKTEAPSKWRKKPPSLGEDFGVKGELKKPQSLGQPGSLNRGRNPPVGVTSPITHTSQSMLKVAAPKSEKPLDKSKISVRTAGLQRSRSDAGRDHHGEHRKPPSGLLKPSAVGSFGYRKPPAVTGAAAVMTAEGTTIHSGSSTVGKAPKSSGIPVKPVGGGTPTGRKNSFDASSDQRFLGPNARNSIQYRSLPRPAKSSTLSVIGRPATRPISSTIDSSLLSLKPVPIGSTGPRVKEPGGKMINRTSTGPVNLTDREKEKERAKAKAVSVDMDCCSLKRENSQSESTGEAAVKLHGLRRTSSSKYPELSSPTTPRMLNSKALGRPPSLAHLDKVNSNSLDSCVTIQDLPPKVPPYSKLQDLAASHPAPRLTPSPAPVLHMDSPAYTSDRLSGSPMYYPKLSGMHRSLESLPLQMSVPSSARLAASEARDKEERSTGTWGGGSRTSLSLSESIQTDRNTLPKKSLECYGSSLSESDGNKPGRRHSHTIVSMTESDSPPQLPSPTRPPQASSSRALLTNVVAPISCGTPRISRSSSTGPPTDSACDLYGSSPLGSSMSLADRPKSMLRSGSFREQGDDVHGSVLSLASNASSNYSSNEERIQGEQIRKLRRELESSQEKVANLTMQLSANLGQANLVAAFEQSLALMTARLQTLSVSSEQKDSELTQLKDTIEILKAKNTEAQEIIQNALSNPEITPKELLINRQNSSESISSLNSNTSHSSVGSLKELEAKKKKKKSWVFELRSSFNKAFSKKGSKSGAYADIEEIATPESSLPSSPKVHSIGENPQHSAKSSASSSSGVFEGSEGMDDKVVTELRSELWEKERKLTDIRLEALNSAHQLEQLQEAMTNMQRTVENLKVENDQLRTGGLSPCPSPGPSSSVSQSSSLMALGSSSPRQSVAVNMPKSYSRGLSEGGGTDIHSADSLSLSSQRDDHRVRVLVCVADLRVFKDEVKQQDFFIGTVRVNGRMDWVMLDSAVSQAFKVYIAKVDPTSSLGLSTDSIYSYSMGHIKRVLGGDAPETQPSRCMSRGPSSITVALKGLKEKCVDSLVFETLIPKPMMQHYISLLLKHRRLILSGPSGTGKTYLASRLAEYLVDRSAREITGSIVVTFNMHRQSCKDLQLYLSNLANQIDRESSASEIPLVVILDDIHDPVAISELVNGALTCKYHKCPYIIGTSNQPVKMTANHGLHLSFRMVIFSNNVEPANGFLVRYLHRKLMESEDERNLNNEDLIRVLDWLPKLWYHLHAFLEKHSTSDFLIGPCFFLSCPVTVDEFRSWFIDLWNFSIIPYLQEGAKDGIKVHGQKAVWEDPVEWVRGTLPWPSAQQDQAKLFHLPPPSVSSCSPSQPSEDRPHKETPPSSMESDPLMAMLLKLQEAANYIESPDKEDPGLPKL; encoded by the exons ATGAGCGGCCGTATTTTGGTCGGTAAAGTGGCTCCGCTTCCGTCAGCGGCCGGACAGAGACGGACTTTACTCCCCAGGAAAAG ttggGATGAGAGCAGTTCCATCAGCAGTGGGCTCAGCGATGGAGATGGAGATGGCTCCGAGAACCTCAGTTCAGAGGAGTTCAATGCCGGCTTATCTCTTAACTCCCTCCCGAGCACCCCCTTGGGGACAAGACGTAGCTCGTCTGTTATG CTTCGTACAGATGCAGAAAAGCGCTCCCTGGTGGAGAGTGGGCTCTCCTGGTACAGCGAGGACGGGAAAACCAGTCACAAATTTAATAGCTGCAGCTTTGATTCGGGAAGTCTCAAAACGGAAGCTCCGAGCAAGTGGAGGAAAAAGCCTCCAAGTCTCGGGGAAGATTTTGGAGTTAAAGGAGAACTGAAGAAACCTCAAAGTTTGGGCCAACCTGGAAGTTTAAATCGAGGCAGAAATCCTCCAGTGGGAGTGACATCCCCTATTACCCACACCTCACAGAGCATGCTCAAAGTTGCAG CACCTAAAAGTGAGAAGCCTCTGGACAAATCAAAGATCTCTGTCAGAACTGCTGGCCTGCAGCGGTCTCGTTCAGACGCTGGTAGGGACCATCATGGGGAGCACCGCAAACCGCCATCAGGATTACTCAAACCCTCTGCTGTTGGCTCCTTTGGCTACAGGAAACCCCCAGCAGTCACTGGTGCTGCAGCTGTCATGACAGCAGAGGGCACCACCATCCACAGTGGCTCCTCCACCGTGGGGAAAGCCCCCAAGTCATCTGGCATTCCTGTGAAACCTGTGGGAGGTGGAACACCCACTGGTAGAAAGAATAGCTTTGATGCCAGCAGTGACCAGAGGTTCTTGGGGCCGAATGCCCGAAACAGCATTCAGTACCGCAGCCTGCCCCGACCAGCCAAATCCAGCACACTCAGCGTGATTGGACGCCCAGCAACTCGGCCCATCAGCAGCACTATTGATTCCAGCTTGTTGAGCTTGAAGCCTGTGCCCATCGGCTCCACGGGGCCCCGCGTCAAAGAACCAGGCGGTAAAATGATCAATCGAACAAGTACGGGTCCAGTAAACCTGACGGACAGGGAGAAGGAGAAGGAACGAGCCAAAGCCAAAGCTGTGAGCGTTGACATGGACTGTTGCTCGTTAAAAAGAGagaacagccaatcagagtccACAGGAGAAGCTGCTGTGAAGCTACACGGCCTGAGACGGACCAGCAGCAGTAAATACCCAGAACTCTCCTCTCCAACAACACCAAG GATGCTGAACTCAAAGGCTCTTGGTCGCCCGCCCAGTTTGGCGCACCTAGACAAGGTCAATTCCAACAGCCTTGACTCCTGTGTGACGATTCAGGACCTTCCACCCAAAGTCCCCCCATACTCCAAGCTTCAAGATTTAGCTGCCTCCCACCCTGCTCCTCGCCTCACCCCGAGCCCAGCACCTGTCCTTCATATGGACTCTCCTGCCTACACCAGCGATCGTCTTAGCGGATCCCCCATGTACTATCCTAAGCTATCAGGCATGCACCGCAGCCTGGAGTCCCTGCCCCTCCAGATGAGCGTGCCCTCCAGTGCACGGCTTGCCGCATCAGAAGCACGGGACAAAGAGGAAAGAAGCACAGGAACATGGGGGGGCGGAAGCAGGACGTCCCTCAGCCTCTCAGAGAG CATTCAAACAGACCGGAACACACTGCCAAAGAAAAGTTTAGA GTGTTATGGCTCCAGCCTTTCAGAGAGTGATGGAAACAAACCAGGAAGGCGCCACTCCCACACCATCGTGAGCATGACCGAGAGTGACAGCCCTCCTCAGCTTCCTTCTCCCACTCGTCCTCCTCAGGCCTCCTCCAGCAGGGCTCTTCTCACTAACGTGG TTGCCCCAATTTCCTGTGGCACCCCGAGGATCTCTCGCTCCAGCAGCACAGGGCCTCCCACAGACTCGGCGTGTGATCTGTATGGATCCTCCCCCCTGGGCAGCAGTATGTCTCTGGCTGACCGACCAAAAAGCATGTTGAGGTCTGGTTCTTTCCGTGAGCAGGGAGATGATG TGCATGGCTCTGTGTTGTCTCTGGCCTCCAACGCCTCATCCAACTACTCCTCG AATGAGGAGAGGATACAAGGGGAG CAAATCCGAAAGCTGAGGAGAGAGCTGGAGTCCTCCCAGGAAAAGGTCGCCAATTTGACCATGCAGCTTTCTGCTAAT CTTGGCCAG gCTAATCTTGTGGCAGCCTTTGAACAGAGTCTGGCACTAATGACAGCACGTCTCCAGACACTGTCAGTCTCCTCAGAGCAAAAG GACTCTGAACTCACTCAACTAAAGGACACCATTGAGATTCTAAAAGCCAAAAATACAGAGGCCCAGGAAATTATACAGAATGCTCTTAGTAATCCCGAGATCACCCCTAAAG AGCTGCTCATTAACCGCCAGAACTCCTCAGAGAGCATCTCCAGTCTCAACAGCAACACAAGCCACTCCAGTGTAGGGAGTCTGAAGGAGCTGGAggccaagaagaagaaaaagaagagctgG GTTTTTGAG CTGCGGAGTTCCTTCAACAAGGCTTTTAGCAAGAAGGGATCCAAATCAGGAGCATATGCAGACATTGAAGAGATTGCCACCCCAGAATCCTCACTGCCCTCCTCCCCCAAGGTTCACAGTATCGGTGAAAACCCTCAACATTCAGCTAAATCCTCTGCATCATCATCCTCAGG GGTCTTTGAGGGCAGTGAGGGGATGGATGATAAGGTTGTAACAGAACTGCGTTCAGAGCTGTGGGAGAAGGAACGCAAGCTCACGGACATACGGCTGGAGGCTTTAAACTCCGCCCATCAGCTAGAACAGCTGCAGGAGGCGATGACCAACATGCAG AGGACGGTGGAGAACCTGAAGGTGGAGAATGACCAGCTGAGGACGGGTGGTCTGTCCCCCTGTCCATCTCCTGGACCATCCAGCTCTGTCTCCCAGTCCTCAAGTCTCATGGCTCTGGGGAGCTCCTCCCCCCGCCAATCCGTGGCTGTGAACATGCCAAAGAGTTACAGCAGAGGGCTCAGTGAGGGAGGTGGCACAG ACATCCACTCTGCAGATTCTCTCAGCCTTTCCTCACAGAGAGATGATCATCGGGTCAGGGTGCTGGTTTGTGTTGCAGATTTGCGCGTTTTCAAAGAT GAGGTGAAACAGCAGGATTTCTTCATTGGGACTGTTAGGGTGAATGGAAGGATGGACTGGGTCATGCTTGACTCAGCTGTCAGCCAGGCTTTCAAG gtttaCATCGCAAAAGTCGACCCGACATCTAGTCTTGGCCTTTCTACAGACTCCATCTACAGTTACAGTATGGGCCACATCAAGAGAGTGCTGGGAGGGGACGCCCCCGAGACCCAGCCATCCCGCTGCATGTCTCGAGGCCCCAGCAGCATCACAGTGGCTCTGAAAG GTTTGAAAGAGAAGTGTGTGGACAGCCTGGTATTTGAGACTCTCATTCCCAAACCCATGATGCAACACTACATCAGTCTCCTACTAAAACACCGCCGTCTCATCCTGTCTGGGCCGAGCGGCACGGGTAAAACCTACCTTGCCTCCCGCCTGGCTGAGTACCTGGTGGACCGGAGCGCCCGCGAAATCACAGGCAGCATCGTGGTCACTTTCAACATGCACCGCCAGTCATGCAAg GACCTGCAGCTTTACTTGTCTAATTTGGCCAATCAAATCGATCGAGAAAGCAGCGCCTCTGAAATCCCACTCGTAGTTATTTTGGATGATATTCACGATCCTGTTGCCATCAGTGAACTTGTTAACGGGGCTCTCACCTGCAAataccacaaatg TCCTTACATTATTGGTACGAGCAACCAGCCAGTGAAAATGACAGCAAACCACGGCTTACATCTCAGCTTCAG AATGGTGATTTTCTCCAACAATGTGGAACCAGCCAATGGCTTTCTTGTGCGGTATTTGCACAGGAAATTGATGGAGTCGGAGGATGAGAGGAATTTAAACAATGAGGACTTGATCCGGGTGTTAGACTGGCTACCCAAACTGTGGTATCATTTGCATGCGTTCCTTGAGAAGCACAGCACATCAGACTTCCTAATAG GTCCCTGCTTTTTCCTGTCCTGTCCCGTCACTGTGGATGAGTTCCGATCTTGGTTTATCGACCTCTGGAATTTTTCTATTATTCCTTATCTGCAAGAAGGTGCCAAGGATGGCATCAAG